The proteins below are encoded in one region of Aeromonas jandaei:
- the def gene encoding peptide deformylase, whose protein sequence is MAILDVLRFPDERLRTVAAPVETFTPELQQIVDDMFETMYAEEGIGLAATQVDIHQRIIVIDVSENREDPLVLINPEVISQCGSTGIEEGCLSVPGSRALVPRAEQIKIRALDRHGKPFELEADDLLAICIQHEMDHLMGKLFVDYLSPLKRQRIRQKLEKMAREDRKAL, encoded by the coding sequence ATGGCCATTCTAGATGTATTGCGTTTTCCCGATGAGCGCTTGCGCACCGTCGCAGCCCCTGTCGAGACCTTTACACCCGAGTTACAGCAAATTGTAGATGATATGTTCGAAACCATGTACGCAGAGGAAGGCATCGGCCTGGCTGCAACACAGGTGGACATTCATCAGCGCATCATAGTGATCGATGTCTCTGAAAACCGTGAAGACCCTCTGGTATTGATCAATCCGGAAGTCATCTCCCAGTGTGGCAGCACCGGCATCGAAGAGGGTTGCCTTTCCGTGCCCGGCAGCCGAGCTCTGGTGCCGCGCGCCGAACAGATCAAGATCCGCGCGCTGGATCGCCATGGCAAGCCATTTGAACTGGAAGCGGACGATCTGCTCGCCATCTGCATCCAGCACGAGATGGATCACCTGATGGGCAAACTGTTTGTGGATTACCTGTCCCCGCTCAAGCGCCAGCGCATTCGCCAGAAGCTGGAAAAGATGGCCCGTGAAGATCGCAAAGCCCTCTGA
- a CDS encoding LysM peptidoglycan-binding domain-containing protein: MYLKRTILACLLVAASPTLLADQLRLKAGYPESYVVQKGDTLWDISGKYLSEPWLWPRLWNINPQIANPHWIYPGDVLQLSWVNGEPRLGKAMQGGKQVIRLSPKNRYESKANPIPTLPISEIGPFLQTDHILANAQEGKKLPYLLGSDEKHIGMLEGDTLYVQGSLTPGQMYGVYHPGAIYKDRDTGELLGQEAVLTGIVRAVARLDGDRTEVTLTHNQREVLQGDKVMPLPEQESMPAVFMPKAAPAIQPGYIVDLPSKARGGGKFDVVLINKGSRDQLSAGDVLDIRRPGAALVTKNGTVQYKELSSVYNKVFYSSNKKAPLPSEAIARVMLFKVYDKLSYGLIMQSKDMVSTGYQVTHF, encoded by the coding sequence ATGTATCTGAAGCGAACCATCCTGGCTTGTCTGCTGGTTGCCGCGAGCCCGACTCTGCTGGCCGACCAGTTGAGGCTTAAAGCTGGCTATCCCGAGAGCTATGTCGTGCAAAAAGGCGACACATTGTGGGACATCTCCGGCAAATATCTCTCCGAGCCCTGGCTCTGGCCCCGTCTCTGGAATATCAACCCTCAGATTGCCAATCCGCACTGGATCTACCCGGGTGATGTGCTGCAACTGAGCTGGGTCAATGGCGAACCCCGTCTTGGCAAGGCGATGCAAGGGGGCAAGCAGGTCATTCGCCTGAGCCCGAAAAACCGCTACGAGAGCAAAGCCAATCCCATTCCTACCCTTCCTATCAGCGAGATTGGCCCGTTTTTGCAGACCGACCATATTCTTGCCAACGCTCAGGAAGGAAAAAAACTGCCCTATCTGCTGGGGTCGGATGAAAAACATATCGGCATGCTGGAGGGGGATACTCTCTATGTCCAGGGGTCTTTGACCCCGGGCCAGATGTATGGTGTGTACCACCCCGGTGCAATCTACAAGGATCGCGATACAGGCGAGCTGCTTGGGCAGGAGGCCGTGCTCACCGGTATCGTTCGCGCTGTGGCGCGCCTGGATGGTGATCGCACCGAAGTGACTCTGACTCACAACCAGAGGGAGGTGCTGCAGGGTGACAAGGTGATGCCGCTACCCGAGCAGGAGAGTATGCCTGCCGTATTCATGCCCAAGGCGGCACCTGCCATCCAGCCGGGCTATATCGTTGACCTGCCCAGCAAGGCTCGAGGCGGTGGCAAGTTCGACGTGGTGCTCATCAACAAGGGGAGTCGGGATCAGCTGTCGGCTGGCGATGTGCTCGATATCCGTCGTCCCGGCGCTGCGCTGGTGACCAAGAACGGTACTGTCCAGTACAAAGAGCTCTCGTCGGTCTACAACAAGGTGTTTTACAGCAGCAACAAAAAGGCGCCACTGCCTTCCGAAGCGATTGCCCGGGTCATGCTGTTCAAGGTGTATGACAAGCTGAGTTACGGCCTCATCATGCAGAGCAAGGACATGGTGAGTACTGGTTATCAGGTAACTCACTTCTGA
- the dprA gene encoding DNA-processing protein DprA yields MHYSDERLALWLSLDAVAGIGPVTAARLLERVGGDIQQLFQCDETQLHQMGLSPEQIRQLRWPSPVIEQSLMWATQRGNSLLPQDHPAYPALLREIPAAPLLLYCRGELSALSLPQLAMVGTRHPTYAGKDNAARLCSELVGCGLAITSGLALGIDGVCHQQALAAGGMTLAVLGSGLDQLYPKRHHALAAAILERGGVLISELAPDKGPLAEHFPRRNRIISGLSLGTLVVEATEQSGSLITARYALEQGREVFAVPGAPQNGQATGCNKLIQQGAKLVLSAADIVEELPEWAVRLPEPVVSSEQSHNSELPYADLLDNVDYETTSVDTVAERAQLPVEVVLGRLVELELAGAVTAVAGGYVRARRVNHV; encoded by the coding sequence GTGCACTATTCCGACGAGCGCCTTGCTCTCTGGCTTTCGCTGGATGCCGTCGCCGGTATCGGCCCGGTGACGGCAGCCCGTCTGCTGGAGCGGGTTGGCGGCGATATTCAGCAGCTGTTTCAGTGTGACGAAACGCAGTTGCACCAGATGGGGCTGTCGCCAGAGCAGATCCGCCAATTGCGCTGGCCATCACCTGTTATCGAGCAGAGCCTGATGTGGGCTACTCAGCGCGGCAATTCACTACTCCCGCAGGATCATCCCGCTTACCCTGCCTTGCTCAGGGAGATCCCCGCCGCCCCCTTGCTGCTCTACTGCCGTGGCGAGCTTTCTGCTTTGTCTCTCCCGCAGCTGGCGATGGTGGGTACCCGCCATCCAACCTATGCCGGCAAGGATAATGCAGCCCGTCTTTGTAGCGAGCTGGTTGGCTGCGGTTTGGCGATCACCTCGGGTCTGGCGCTTGGTATCGATGGCGTCTGCCATCAGCAGGCCCTGGCCGCCGGAGGCATGACCCTGGCGGTGTTGGGGTCAGGGCTGGATCAGCTCTATCCCAAACGCCATCACGCGCTGGCGGCGGCGATACTCGAGCGGGGCGGGGTATTGATTTCCGAGCTGGCGCCGGACAAAGGGCCGCTGGCTGAACATTTTCCCCGCCGCAACCGTATCATCAGTGGCTTATCCCTTGGCACTCTGGTGGTTGAGGCAACCGAGCAGAGTGGCTCGCTCATTACGGCGCGCTATGCGCTTGAGCAGGGCCGCGAGGTATTTGCGGTGCCCGGAGCGCCGCAAAACGGGCAGGCAACCGGGTGCAATAAATTAATTCAGCAGGGGGCCAAACTTGTGTTGAGTGCGGCCGATATAGTGGAAGAGCTGCCCGAATGGGCAGTGCGGTTGCCGGAACCGGTCGTATCATCTGAGCAATCGCATAATAGCGAATTGCCTTATGCAGATTTGTTGGATAACGTAGATTACGAGACCACAAGTGTGGATACCGTCGCCGAGCGGGCCCAGCTTCCTGTCGAAGTGGTATTAGGCAGGTTGGTAGAGCTGGAGCTGGCCGGAGCAGTCACGGCGGTCGCCGGTGGATACGTCAGAGCGAGGAGGGTGAATCATGTTTGA
- a CDS encoding DUF494 family protein, with protein MFDVLMYLFETYIHSDADVMVEQNELTDELSRAGFDKEEIDKALTWLERLANLHDSEREVYVAASAQGSMRIYAPQELARLSTECRGFLLFLEQAQVLNAETREICIERLLELDKPDIELDDLKWVVMMVLFNVPGSENAYQQMEELVFDESDGVIH; from the coding sequence ATGTTTGATGTATTGATGTACCTTTTCGAGACCTACATCCACAGCGATGCAGATGTGATGGTCGAGCAGAATGAACTCACCGACGAGCTGAGCCGTGCCGGCTTCGACAAGGAAGAGATCGACAAGGCGCTGACCTGGCTGGAGCGGCTGGCCAATCTGCATGACAGCGAGCGGGAGGTCTATGTAGCCGCCAGCGCGCAAGGCTCCATGCGTATCTATGCTCCGCAAGAGCTGGCTCGTCTCAGCACCGAGTGCCGCGGTTTTCTGCTGTTTCTGGAGCAGGCTCAGGTACTTAACGCCGAGACCCGCGAGATTTGCATCGAGCGCCTGCTCGAGCTGGATAAGCCGGACATCGAGCTGGATGACCTCAAGTGGGTTGTCATGATGGTGCTATTCAACGTGCCGGGCAGTGAAAATGCCTACCAGCAGATGGAAGAGCTGGTGTTTGACGAATCAGACGGCGTCATTCACTGA
- a CDS encoding DNA topoisomerase family protein encodes MSKIDHHLFSAHEHAFEREPCPQCGAELVIRQGKHSPFLGCSAYPACDYIRSLTPSGRDIEKVLEGSACPECGQPLAIKKGRYGLFVGCTHYPACQHIESLQESDDTQILCPECGKGHLVSRTSRYGKQFYSCDGYPHCKYVVNDKPVPMPCPQCGWGIMVEKKVRGTLRWVCPQKKCGHQSERV; translated from the coding sequence ATGTCAAAAATCGATCACCACCTCTTTTCAGCCCACGAACATGCCTTCGAGCGCGAGCCGTGCCCGCAGTGCGGGGCCGAGCTGGTGATCCGTCAGGGCAAACATAGCCCCTTTCTCGGTTGTTCTGCCTACCCCGCCTGTGACTATATTCGTTCTCTGACGCCATCCGGCCGCGATATCGAGAAGGTGCTTGAGGGCTCTGCCTGTCCCGAATGCGGTCAGCCGCTGGCGATCAAGAAGGGGCGTTATGGTCTGTTTGTCGGCTGTACTCACTATCCGGCCTGCCAGCATATCGAATCCCTGCAGGAGAGCGACGATACCCAGATCCTCTGCCCGGAGTGTGGCAAGGGCCATCTGGTGAGCCGCACCTCCCGCTACGGCAAGCAGTTTTACTCCTGCGACGGCTATCCACACTGCAAATATGTGGTGAATGACAAGCCGGTTCCCATGCCTTGCCCGCAGTGTGGCTGGGGCATCATGGTTGAGAAAAAGGTGCGGGGAACGCTGCGCTGGGTCTGTCCGCAAAAGAAATGCGGCCATCAAAGTGAGCGGGTATAA
- the purE gene encoding 5-(carboxyamino)imidazole ribonucleotide mutase, translating to MKKPFVAVLMGSDSDFPVMQATLEVLKSFDITVEVKVTSAHRTPAATHQYVTDAEARGCKVFICAAGLAAHLAGAVAGITTRPVIGVPIDGGPLKGLDALLSTVQMPGGVPVATVAIGKAGAKNAGYLAAQLLAVADDELAARVRAERQKSAEEVMAKDAALQAQLK from the coding sequence ATGAAGAAACCCTTTGTTGCCGTACTGATGGGCTCTGACTCTGATTTCCCCGTGATGCAAGCCACCCTTGAAGTGCTCAAGTCGTTTGATATCACTGTGGAAGTCAAAGTGACTTCAGCCCACCGGACTCCGGCTGCGACCCACCAGTATGTGACCGATGCCGAGGCCCGTGGCTGTAAGGTATTTATCTGTGCTGCCGGTCTGGCTGCCCATCTGGCAGGGGCAGTTGCAGGTATCACCACGCGTCCCGTGATCGGGGTGCCCATCGATGGTGGCCCGCTGAAAGGGCTGGATGCGCTGCTCTCTACCGTGCAGATGCCGGGCGGTGTACCGGTAGCGACCGTTGCCATCGGCAAGGCGGGAGCCAAGAATGCCGGTTATCTGGCAGCTCAGCTGCTGGCTGTCGCTGACGACGAGCTGGCCGCAAGAGTGCGTGCCGAACGCCAGAAGAGCGCCGAAGAGGTGATGGCGAAAGATGCTGCCCTGCAGGCGCAGCTCAAGTAA
- a CDS encoding Sua5/YciO/YrdC/YwlC family protein translates to MQNEFEQAVAALKSEGVIAYATEAVFGLGCDPDSELAVQRLLDIKQRPVEKGLILIAAELGQLLDYIDLSQLTAEQLARVEASWPGPFTWIMPAKPDTPSWLTGQFDTLAVRVTAHPQVQGLCRAFGKPLVSTSANQTGEEPARRVADIGEQLASKLAYILPGEVGGQANPSEIKDARSGAIIRPS, encoded by the coding sequence ATGCAAAACGAATTTGAACAAGCGGTTGCCGCGCTCAAGAGCGAAGGAGTGATCGCCTATGCAACCGAGGCGGTCTTCGGTCTGGGTTGTGATCCGGATTCTGAACTGGCCGTGCAGCGTCTGCTCGATATCAAGCAGCGCCCGGTGGAGAAGGGCTTGATCCTGATTGCGGCCGAACTGGGGCAACTGCTCGATTATATCGATCTGAGTCAGCTCACCGCAGAGCAGCTGGCTCGGGTTGAGGCCAGCTGGCCAGGCCCTTTTACCTGGATCATGCCTGCCAAGCCCGATACTCCCTCATGGCTGACCGGTCAGTTCGATACGCTGGCAGTGCGGGTCACGGCGCATCCGCAGGTACAAGGGCTGTGTCGGGCCTTTGGCAAGCCGCTGGTCTCTACCAGCGCCAACCAGACTGGCGAAGAGCCGGCTCGCCGCGTGGCCGATATCGGCGAACAGCTGGCAAGCAAGCTGGCCTATATCCTGCCGGGTGAGGTGGGTGGGCAAGCCAACCCCTCCGAAATCAAGGATGCCAGAAGCGGTGCAATCATCCGCCCTTCCTGA
- the hemF gene encoding oxygen-dependent coproporphyrinogen oxidase produces MSKPDVARVKAFLLQLQDEICRGLEQADGRGHFVEDAWSREGGGGGRTRVLRHGAVIEQGGVNFSHVYGDAMPASATAHRPELAGRKFEAMGVSLVIHPHNPYVPTSHANVRFFIAEKEGEEPIWWFGGGFDLTPFYPFEEDVRHWHQVSHDLCQPFGADIYPEFKSWCDRYFFLKHRDETRGVGGLFFDDLNRWPFADSFAFMQAVGNGYLAAYLPIIQRRKDLAYGEREREFQLYRRGRYVEFNLVFDRGTLFGLQTGGRTESILMSMPPLARWEYDWQPAAGSPEALLYTDYLKPREWL; encoded by the coding sequence ATGAGCAAACCGGATGTGGCCCGGGTCAAGGCCTTTCTGCTGCAGTTGCAGGACGAGATCTGCCGTGGCCTGGAGCAGGCCGATGGCCGCGGACACTTTGTGGAAGATGCCTGGAGTCGTGAAGGCGGTGGTGGTGGGCGTACCCGCGTGCTGCGCCATGGTGCAGTGATCGAGCAGGGTGGGGTCAACTTCTCCCATGTGTATGGGGATGCCATGCCGGCTTCTGCCACCGCTCATCGACCCGAACTGGCCGGTCGCAAGTTCGAGGCGATGGGGGTCTCTCTGGTGATCCATCCGCACAACCCCTATGTGCCGACCAGCCACGCCAACGTCCGTTTCTTCATTGCCGAGAAAGAGGGCGAAGAGCCCATCTGGTGGTTTGGCGGTGGTTTTGACCTGACTCCTTTCTATCCGTTCGAAGAGGATGTTCGCCACTGGCATCAGGTTTCTCACGACCTCTGTCAGCCGTTTGGCGCAGATATCTATCCGGAATTCAAATCCTGGTGCGATCGCTACTTCTTCCTCAAGCATCGGGACGAGACGCGTGGCGTCGGTGGCCTCTTCTTCGACGACCTGAATCGCTGGCCCTTTGCCGACAGCTTCGCCTTTATGCAGGCGGTGGGTAACGGTTACCTTGCGGCCTATCTGCCGATTATCCAGCGACGCAAAGATCTTGCCTATGGCGAGCGGGAGCGGGAGTTCCAGCTCTATCGACGCGGACGTTATGTGGAGTTCAATCTGGTGTTCGATCGGGGCACCCTGTTCGGGCTGCAAACCGGTGGCCGTACCGAGTCGATCCTGATGTCGATGCCGCCTCTGGCTCGTTGGGAGTATGACTGGCAACCGGCAGCAGGCAGTCCGGAAGCCTTGCTCTACACTGATTACCTCAAGCCACGCGAGTGGTTGTGA
- the aroE gene encoding shikimate dehydrogenase — protein sequence MDRYLVFGHPVRHSKSPFIHTLFARQTQQELEYGLAEPTMDEFARTLRDFFDRGGKGCNVTVPFKEQAFALVDRLSPRAKRAGAVNTIKLTDDSVLLGDNTDGAGLVADLKAHGVTLTGSRILLLGAGGAARGALAPLLAEHPAEVVIVNRTHARAEQLAAEFRDLGSVSALTYEQLAGHFDLVINSTSASLQGELPPLAPGLIHADIAIYDMMYGATDTPFIGWAKQHGARQTMDGLGMLVEQAAEAFTVWRGIRPGTKQVLRELKRNLGVI from the coding sequence ATGGATCGTTATCTGGTTTTTGGCCACCCGGTGCGCCACAGTAAATCCCCTTTCATTCACACCCTGTTTGCCAGACAGACCCAGCAAGAGCTGGAGTACGGGTTGGCCGAACCTACGATGGATGAATTTGCCCGCACTCTGCGGGACTTCTTTGATCGGGGCGGCAAGGGCTGCAATGTCACCGTGCCGTTCAAGGAGCAGGCATTCGCGCTGGTTGATCGGCTGAGCCCAAGGGCAAAACGGGCGGGGGCAGTCAATACCATCAAACTGACCGATGACAGTGTGCTGCTTGGCGATAACACCGATGGTGCCGGGCTGGTGGCGGATCTCAAGGCTCATGGCGTGACGTTGACCGGAAGCCGGATCCTGCTGCTGGGGGCCGGAGGCGCCGCTCGAGGTGCTCTGGCTCCACTGCTGGCCGAACATCCGGCCGAGGTGGTGATCGTCAACCGTACCCACGCCCGGGCAGAACAACTGGCTGCCGAATTCCGCGACCTGGGTAGTGTCAGCGCCCTGACGTATGAACAGCTGGCCGGTCATTTTGATCTTGTTATCAACTCCACGTCGGCCAGTCTGCAGGGTGAGCTGCCGCCGCTGGCTCCCGGTCTGATCCACGCCGATATTGCTATCTACGACATGATGTATGGTGCAACGGATACCCCCTTCATTGGTTGGGCCAAGCAACATGGCGCCCGTCAAACCATGGATGGGCTCGGCATGCTGGTCGAACAGGCTGCCGAGGCGTTTACCGTGTGGCGTGGAATCCGTCCAGGGACTAAACAGGTATTGAGAGAGTTGAAGCGTAACTTGGGGGTGATATGA
- a CDS encoding DUF1488 domain-containing protein: MNQGILFPDLMEWQAQEMRVHFPAQQMGALINCYISLRRLEKMTGLALSREDDILRAFESVRFDIEDLAEKLIEEQSFAEDGAIYL, translated from the coding sequence ATGAACCAGGGTATTCTGTTTCCTGATCTGATGGAGTGGCAGGCTCAGGAGATGCGGGTGCATTTTCCTGCCCAGCAGATGGGGGCACTGATCAACTGTTATATCAGCCTGCGTCGGCTGGAGAAGATGACTGGTCTGGCTCTGAGCCGAGAGGATGACATCCTGCGAGCGTTCGAAAGCGTGCGTTTTGATATTGAGGATTTGGCTGAAAAACTCATTGAAGAACAATCATTTGCTGAAGATGGTGCCATCTATCTGTAG
- the yihA gene encoding ribosome biogenesis GTP-binding protein YihA/YsxC, with translation MDTQTLNFNKVHFVTSAPDIRHLPNDGGVEIAFAGRSNAGKSSALNTLTKHKNLARTSKTPGRTQLINLFELEPGKRLVDLPGYGYAQVPLEMKLKWQKSLAEYLQRRESLKGLVILMDIRHPLKDTDMNMLEWSAHRELPVMLLLTKADKLSPGPRNNQVIKVRQAVASLGSQIQVEAFSSLSNIGVEKLAQTLTNWYVAGADDSHIETDEQEPAGE, from the coding sequence TTGGATACACAAACTCTCAATTTCAATAAGGTGCATTTTGTGACCAGCGCACCCGACATCCGCCACCTGCCAAATGATGGGGGTGTCGAGATCGCGTTTGCTGGCCGTTCCAACGCCGGTAAGTCATCTGCATTGAACACGTTAACCAAACACAAGAACCTGGCCCGAACCAGTAAAACCCCCGGCCGTACCCAGCTGATCAACCTGTTTGAGCTGGAACCGGGCAAACGTCTGGTCGACCTGCCGGGTTATGGTTATGCCCAGGTTCCACTGGAAATGAAGCTCAAGTGGCAAAAGTCACTGGCAGAATATCTGCAGCGTCGCGAGTCATTGAAAGGGCTGGTAATCCTGATGGATATCCGTCATCCGCTCAAAGATACCGACATGAACATGCTGGAGTGGAGCGCTCATCGCGAACTGCCGGTCATGCTGCTGCTGACCAAGGCTGACAAGCTGAGCCCCGGCCCGCGCAACAATCAGGTGATCAAGGTGCGCCAGGCCGTCGCCAGTCTGGGTTCCCAGATCCAGGTTGAAGCCTTCTCTTCCCTCAGCAATATCGGGGTAGAAAAACTGGCCCAGACCCTGACCAACTGGTATGTCGCCGGAGCCGATGACTCTCACATCGAAACAGATGAGCAAGAACCCGCCGGGGAGTGA
- a CDS encoding c-type cytochrome translates to MKNLVITLALMVGVTGMAQAKGDAAAGQAKAAVCAACHGPDGNSLIDMYPKIAGQHASYIKKQLVELKAAASGQIGRVAPVMGPMALPLSDQDMDDLAAYFSSQKVTPVAVPDDVVAAGKALYMGGDMSRGLPACTACHGPRGSGVEHAKYPSLSGQHPAYIKTQLTGFRAGTRDNDPNGMMRDVAKKLTDQDIDVLSKYVAGLH, encoded by the coding sequence ATGAAGAACCTAGTCATTACTCTTGCTCTGATGGTTGGCGTAACGGGGATGGCACAAGCCAAAGGCGATGCCGCTGCGGGACAGGCCAAGGCTGCAGTTTGTGCGGCTTGTCATGGACCGGACGGAAACAGCCTGATTGATATGTACCCCAAAATTGCTGGTCAGCACGCATCATATATCAAAAAGCAGTTGGTTGAACTGAAGGCTGCCGCTTCTGGCCAAATTGGTCGGGTTGCGCCCGTTATGGGGCCGATGGCTCTGCCTTTGTCGGATCAGGACATGGATGACCTGGCGGCTTACTTCTCCAGCCAGAAAGTGACTCCGGTGGCCGTTCCTGATGACGTTGTTGCTGCAGGCAAGGCGCTTTATATGGGTGGCGACATGAGTCGCGGCCTGCCAGCCTGTACTGCTTGCCACGGGCCGCGAGGTTCCGGGGTGGAGCATGCCAAATATCCCAGTCTCTCCGGGCAGCACCCTGCCTACATCAAAACGCAGCTGACCGGTTTCCGTGCCGGTACCCGGGACAACGACCCGAATGGCATGATGCGCGACGTTGCCAAGAAGCTGACTGATCAGGATATCGATGTGTTGTCCAAGTATGTTGCCGGACTGCACTAA
- the yihI gene encoding Der GTPase-activating protein YihI: MSAKQPNRKPAGKRKESEASAQEGRERKRAAKRKGLKAGSRQQVEQQKGKSAGKQAKDPRIGSRKPVALIVEEKGSKSTVSKAVKEKKLVMTPEQELASIENDDRLNDLLDRLDAGETLEAAEQAWVDQRVDRYQELMDELGIIDNDEDEEIDEAFEESDYEESFQPASEDELWDRFTQVDYQPETKPEPKKK; encoded by the coding sequence ATGTCTGCCAAACAACCCAATCGCAAGCCTGCTGGCAAGCGCAAAGAATCAGAAGCCAGTGCTCAGGAAGGTCGTGAGCGGAAACGTGCGGCCAAGCGCAAGGGCTTGAAAGCGGGCTCTCGCCAGCAAGTCGAGCAGCAGAAAGGCAAGTCAGCCGGCAAACAGGCCAAGGATCCACGTATCGGTTCACGCAAGCCGGTTGCTCTGATTGTTGAAGAGAAGGGCTCCAAGTCCACCGTATCCAAGGCGGTAAAAGAGAAGAAGCTGGTGATGACTCCGGAGCAGGAGCTGGCATCCATCGAGAATGATGACCGTCTCAATGATTTGCTGGATCGCCTCGATGCTGGTGAAACCCTGGAAGCGGCCGAGCAGGCCTGGGTTGACCAGCGGGTTGACCGCTATCAGGAGCTGATGGATGAGCTTGGCATCATCGACAACGACGAGGACGAAGAGATCGATGAAGCCTTCGAGGAGAGCGACTATGAAGAGTCGTTCCAGCCAGCTTCTGAAGATGAGTTGTGGGATCGCTTTACCCAGGTCGATTATCAGCCCGAGACCAAGCCTGAGCCGAAGAAGAAGTGA
- a CDS encoding DUF2489 domain-containing protein, with the protein MLAALLGGLILSGLAIYAGMLLARLRRQQAMQWQAIAARNERILESVRVIAHAVQEGQCDYSEGAIRLTNLLDALQIKDGRPFASEFPGLYGLYEKVKDMPTHEARRALKRNEVMKMDLERSGYEAELEAQILKDVAQLKDFQLSL; encoded by the coding sequence ATGCTGGCCGCCCTGTTGGGCGGCCTGATTTTGTCCGGGCTGGCCATTTATGCAGGTATGCTGCTGGCCAGGCTCCGACGCCAGCAGGCGATGCAGTGGCAGGCTATTGCAGCTCGCAATGAACGAATCCTGGAGAGCGTGCGGGTCATTGCCCATGCGGTGCAGGAGGGGCAGTGCGACTACTCCGAAGGAGCCATTCGGCTGACCAATCTGCTGGATGCGCTGCAGATCAAGGATGGGCGCCCTTTTGCCAGCGAATTTCCCGGTCTCTACGGGTTATACGAGAAGGTGAAGGATATGCCGACCCATGAGGCGCGGCGTGCACTCAAGCGCAATGAAGTGATGAAGATGGATCTCGAGCGCAGCGGTTATGAGGCCGAGCTGGAAGCCCAGATCCTCAAGGATGTGGCACAACTGAAGGATTTTCAGTTAAGCCTATAA